A segment of the Capricornis sumatraensis isolate serow.1 chromosome 8, serow.2, whole genome shotgun sequence genome:
GGTGATAGACATCAAGGTGGCGGCAGGGGCCAGGGTGACCAAGGGCCAACCCCTGTGCGTGCTCAGCGCCATGAAGATGGAGACTGTAGTGACCTCGCCCGTGGAGGGCACTGTCCGCAAGGTCCACGTGACTAAGGACATGACGCTGGAGGGTGACGACCTCATCCTGGAGATCGAGTGACCGTGCCCGAGACCGGCAGCCTGACCATCCCCGCCCTTGCCTTCAGGACACTGCGCTGCCAGGGCAGGCCCAGGCTGGCCAGTGCCCgaggccaggaaggcctggcCCTGGAGCTCCTGTCCACGGCTCTTCATGGCAGGAGAGACTGCCTGTGGCGGTCCATTCCCGTCTCCCACTGTCTGTCCTTTCCCTGCAGCCGACAGTCACTCACGTATTCATCTCCTGCCAAATAAGGGTCCCTTCCTTGCTGGAGACTGCAGGTGGGCGTGCAGGTGGGCCTGGGGCCCGTGGGAGCAGACTTAGGGGTGCTACCTCCTGCAGGGGAGACCTGAGGCCCAGGTCGCAGAACTTCGCTCAATAAAAACTGGCTTTCCCCTGCCCTCCACTCTGGGTCCTAGTGCCAGTCAGCACAGGCAGCAGGGCTGCCCCAGACACCCCCGGcaggagttggggtgggggggggctgtCCCCTCCTCCTAGGAAGGCGCCGAGGAGGACACTGGTGGTGActgtcagccgctcagtcatgtccgcctctctgaccccacagaccatagcccaccgggctcctctgtccatgggattctccaggcaagaatggagtaggttgccagtcccttctccaggggatctttccgacctagggatcTAACCCTAGTCTCGATcaaatcaggtctcctgcattgcagggggattcttaagtGTCTGTTGTATACACATCCCAAATAGGGTTAGCTAGTTACTAAGAGCCTGGGCTGGGCAAGGGGTTGTTCTACATACTTAACACCTATTAACTCAAGGAATCAAcctttgcccattttatagaCGCAGAAATGGAATCACAGgcaggttaaataacttgtctagGACACAGAGCTGGTAAGAGGCAGCATTCAGGCTGTTGGTAGACTTGCTTCTCAACTACACACTGCTTTATTCCCCTGGGAAGCAGGGACGACCTTCCCACCCAATTCAGAATTAGATGCAGATACCACCTTCTAGAGACAGACAAGACCCTTGGGTGTGGGAAGCTCAGGAGCACTGGATGGAGCTCCAGGGTCTAGCCCTGTCCACACCCGCCACAACCAGGCCTCAGGAGACCCCCAAGCCCGCCCCGCAGTGCCCTCACCTGTGGGGGGACAGCAGCCCCGCCTGCCTGGGTCACTGATGTGCCCCCTGCAGGGAGGTCGGGACGCGaggaaggggtgggatggggcccAGGTGGTTCCTGAGCAGGCATGGAAGGACGTGGAGGGATAGCCCCAGCCCGACCTCGGGGCCTGGCACCTGCCAGCACCTGCCGGCCTAGTGCTGAGGGCCACCCTGAAGCTCTGGGGTGGGCCTGGACTACCTCTTCTGACTCTCAGATCCCAAACATACCCTCTGAAACCCACCTGTGCACAATTCCTTGGCTTCCTCGACAGTGGTTACACAGGCTTGGGGAGAGAAAAATTCACCAGCAAGGTCAGTACACACTTGTCACAAGGCCTGTTCATAAGCCAGTATAGTTTAGTCGTAGCCAACCTGGGGGCACCCTGGGGAGTGAATCCTTTTCTTCAACCACCAGCCTCAGGGAAGGGGATTCATGACAACCTCAAGTCTAGAATGGGACCTAAAGGGGTAATACTCTTTGATTAATGTTTTTAGAAAGTGTGTGTGGCAGGGAGAGGTGTCCTAGGGGCAGAGGAATGAGAACATAAGGACCATTCTAAAAACAAGAGGAAGAGCAAATAGAATACTGCCAGGTTCTAGAAAGAACCCTAAGTTACAGTGTTGCTGGGCCAGGCTGCGCATGCTCTCTGGGCCTTTGCTCTGGGTTCCTCTAGGAGCCAAATGAGCGCAGCGCGTGGCAGAGGTGGCGAGCGCCAGAACAGCCGCCCTTCCCCAGTgcctgggctgactcctcttcggGTTAAACTTGCTTCCTCTGTGGCGTGAGGCTGGCAGATGCCGGGAGGTCCTGGTGGAAGGCCCGCAGTGGACTATCCACCCTCTCAGAGGCTGGAGGCTCCATCGCTGCGGGCAGGGCATGGGCCGACTCCAACCCGGGTTgaaggcagggggcccagatgAGCTGAGCCTGCACGTGCCACCTAGTCCCGCCTGGTGAGGACCTGGGGCCCGGCTCAGGAAGCACACTGCAGACTTAGCGCAGCCAGAGGCCCCATCCTGTCCAGTGCTCCAGGGACCTGGCCACAGGCAGACCTGCCTAGAGGTTAGTGTTCAGGGCAGGTTGGGGGCACGGAGCATATTCCCAAGACCCCAAACGGACTAATCCCCAAAGGTCCAAGGCCATGTTACCCAAGTTAAATCTCTTTAATATCCCAATACAAAGTCCTGATGCAAAAAGACAATGAGAAAACCCTGGGAAGTTTGGGGGGGTTCTGTAAATTCCACCCCCGAGCAGCTTTTCAGAGGCAGGGGGCACAgagcagctcagggaagcagcaggcCCCAGCGAGGCAGGAGTGCTCGGCTCCGGGGCCCCGCGTCCCCGCGTCCCTCACTCCCGGCTGCTCCTCGACCCTTTCAGGAGGGGCCACGTCCTGGGAtgtctgctcctttctcttggtcCCTGGGATTCAACTAGCTCTGGCTTCAGTCCCCTACAAAAATTCCTGAGTTCTCGGGGCCTCCCATCAGCTCCTCCCCTGAAGTACTCCTTGACGGGGAGGggctgggaagcccatgagagtTCATAGGAGTGTGTACGGAGCGTGGGTCAGGAGCACAGGGGAGCCTCTGAGTCCCCTGCCCGCTCCAAAAGGACACAAAGGGGAAGGCTGCCGTAGAGCTTAGGGTCCGTGAGGGGCTGGAGCAGAAGCAGGAAGAGTCCCACACCCAGGGCATAGCCTGCCAGCAGGGGCCGCCTCTGCGGATGCTCCAGGGCTGCACACACGGCAGGAAAGCCCATGTAATTGCAGAAGGAGTGGCAGAGAACCGGCCCAATCAGGTGAcctggggagggagacagaggagtccatggagcAGCCCCGCTACCTCTCCAGGCCCTTCCAGGGCTAAGACCCTCATCCCCCGAAACAGGAGATCAACGGCCACCCATCCACCCTCACACACGGCCTCTGCTTCCTTCCACCTCTCAAACCGCACcaggcagaggaccctggctcAGCCTGTCTCAAGGACTGTGGGAGAAGAAACTTGTTGCTCCTAGAACAAACACAGATTCCCATTTTCCCACCCACTCCTGTGGGCCCTTGAGCCCCAGGGGACCCGTGAGAGACTGAGGACCAACCTGTGCGGATGAAGAGGAAAGCAGTGTAGGCACCGAAGACAGCTGTGTAGGAGAACTGGAACGCTGGAGACGGGGAGGCCTCGAGTGACCACACCTGCATGCCCTTCCTGCCCCAGCACTGCACACCCATCAGCAAGAGACACCCCCTTCCCCTGGCTGCCTGCCCCAACACCTAGGCTGTTCTCTACACCCCAAGCCCGTGGTCAGCAGCCCCTCCGATACTAGAGCCCTCAGTTCCCAACTCTTCCTCCAGAGTGACTATCAGGGACACCCTCACGCACCCAACCCAGGACTGCCCCAGGCCAGCTCTCTAGGACTCACCTGCAGACAGAAAGATGCTCCCCACACTGCTCTGGCGGAAACGAAGCTGCTCAAAAATGTGGTGAAAATGGGCTGAGAGGAAGATGAGAAGCAGGTCACACTCCTCCCAGCCTGCTGGACAGGCCCTCCCCTGGCCCCCATTTCCCATTCTTGGTTCCCTGCCAGGACCATCTCAACAGGACCAGGCATGACAAACTCACCAACTCCAAAGAAGAGTGGGCAGGTGAACACAGCAGGGCCCAGGCCCGTGCACGGCGCTAACATGGGCAGCATGCAGGCCCGGaacaccagctcctctgtcagGGGGGCGATCACTTGGTTTCGCAGCCAACGCATGTCTGTGAGGCAACGGGCCCAGGAGCGAGGGGCTAGGGAGGGGATTCAAGACAAGCCATGAGAGACTAGCTGTTGAACAAAGTGACCCAGAGGCCTCAAGGGCCCCTCTCCCACAACCTCCCCTGGCCATAAACACTTGGGAGAACAGATCAACATTCAAACTTTATCAGACCTAGTATAAAACAATATCCCAAGGGGACTAAAAGGGAAAAGCAATAGTAGCTGAGGCAAAGTATCCTGACAGTAAATTCTGGAAACATCAAAATTTGCCCAGGACCAGTTCTCTTCTAGGAAACCACGGTCAAGGGAAGCAACGGACAAGCTCTCTTGTCCACCCCAAATACTGCTAGGGGTTCCTACAGGCTTCACTGGACATTAGGAACGAACTCCTAGAGGCCACCTGATATGTGTTCCCAATTTACTGCTGAGAAACAGAACATCTCAGGTCCTACCATAGCGCACTGATCCCTTCTCATTATCCCGGACTGCCTACTTTTTCCCTTGGCCCTGAGGACTCACCTAGGACAACCTTCAGGCCATATGCCAGGTCACAGGGGCAATCCATGGAAAGCTGCATCAGTGGGCCCAAGAAAAGGATCTGAGGACAGAAAAACAGGAGCGATCAAAGGAAAGGCTCACAATCCTCTGCTCTTGCCCTGACACGGCCTCAGGAGATTTCAGGCTTCCCGTTTTCTGCCAGGATTTCCCACCTATGCATACCCGAGGGCCCTGGGCCATCTCACAATTCTTGTCTCTCATCAGTCAACAGCTGGGCACAACCAGGATTAGGAAAAAAAGGAGGGTCTCACTAACGACGAAGAGCAGAGAAGGAAAGACACAGCAGGAGCACTCACCATGGTCAGCAGCAGGGGCAGCAGCGCTGCTGGGAAAATGCCCTCCAGCCTGAATCCCATCAGGGTGAGCAGGGATGTGCCTGGCTGAGCCACAGGAAAGGGGGCATCAGTCTCGCTCCCTCCCCTGGAGTCCTGAGATCGCTCGCCCGCCGCCCTCTGCCCCGCCTCCTTCGCACCTGGATGCCTGTAAGTTCCCTCCAGAGTAGCACGCAGAGGGGCGAGAGACTTGACACCACCAGGACACTGGTGAAGCGCCGCTTTATGACTGCAGGATGGTCCCTAAGGAGGAGGCAGTAAGTTCAGGGGGCCCACGGCCACCCTTGAGGGCGCGGGCCCGCCCTCTCTTCCCCaagtcccgcccacagccccgcCCCGCGGAGGCGCGGGTTCCGGCCGCGCGCGCAGCCCCCGCACCTGGGCAGCTCGCTCTTCCAGACGTAGAGGCTGCCCACGTAGGAGCAGGCGAGGCTGAGACAAGAGAACACAGACACCCAGCAGCACAGCCCGGGGCCTGGGCCGCCCAGAGCCGCCGCCTCGGGCTGCCGCTCTGGCCGCGACACCGACAGCAGGCGAAGCCCGTCCCCGCCCAGCGCCGCCATCGCGCCCGGACCCGCGGCGCGCCGCAGTGACGCGGTCCCGCTGCCGCCCGGCCCGCGCCTGCCGGAAGCGTGGCTGACGTCATCCGACGGCGCGGTCCTCGTCCCCACCCCCGTCCCCGTCCCGACACTGAAGCAGAAGCTGCGCGAGCGGAGCAGGTTTATTGAAAAACGGAACAGGCGACCCCGGAGGCGGCTGGGTGGGTGTGGAAGCGCCGGGAAGGGGGCCAGGTTCAGGGCCCAGGCCCAGAACTCAGCCACTCGGACAGATTGGAAATTTCCTGCAGCCATACCGCGTCCTGCGGGAGGAAAGGGGACCTGGGGTGAGGACCCCTCGGCCGTGGCCGGGTCCCCGCCCTGCCGACTCGTCCTTAGCTCGGTTACCTCCAGGCCGCTCCCGGGGCCCGTCCTGCTTCTGCTAAAGGTCAGCGGGGCCGCGGTGGGCTCGGCGCGGCGCGAGGCGGCCTCTGACGGGCTCAGGGCCCCAGCAGAGCGGGAGGCCCGCGTCTCCTCCAAGCCTAGGCTGCCTCTCTTGAGcctcttgttttctgtttgctcGCCGGTCCCTAGGAGAAAACAAGCCCGCTCATCTCACTCCCCTGTCCTGTGCTGGAAAGACCCTTGGGGAAAGcctgggagaaaggaaggagtTAGAGTCAGACTCTCTTAGCCCTCCCACCTCAGAAACCTTTCAGCTGGTCCTGTCCGCATTAAAACTCGGCAGCACCGGGTCTACAGGATCAGGCTGAGGCTGCACATTGGCTTCGGGGTCTCCCTGTCCCCACAGAGCTGGGCCCGGGAAGACACCTGGGATTGAACCAAGCCCTTACTTGGGTCTCGCGCCAAGTCGCTCACTTGACACGTTCCTCGTGGAGTCTGTACCATCCAGCTCCTCCCTACCTGCCAGAAAGCCAGGCCTCACCTCTCTCCCCCTTTGTTGCTGAGGCTTCATTTGGCAGTGCAAACTTTAAGTTTGGGTCTATAGCTTTTTCCTGAGCAGGTCCTGGGAACATAGATCAACAAGCTGTTCCCTAGGTGCAGCTCACAGATACTAGGAAGGGTGCAGTAGTGTGTACAAAGTCCAGGGGGTAAAACAGAAAGAAGCTGTTAACCATCTCTTTAAGTGAAGAATGGTTTCCTTGAGGAGATGTctgagctgggttttgaaggatgaacaGAAATACACTGGACTCACAAGGTAGAAGACGGGAATTCCAGGCTGAAAGAGTTAGGCAAACACGCAAAGGCATTAAGCAGTATCCTACATAAAATGCAAGATGGGGATTCAAGGAGATGAATCTGAATGGGTTAGTGGGAATCAGGGCAGGCTAAgaaatggatttttatttataGGAAACTGGAAGGCAGTGAATAAACATGAGGTAGATAGTTAATTTTGTATTTCAGAATGATCATTCGTCAAACATGTGGTTTAGAGTCAAGTTAGAGGAGGGAAGCCCTCAAGAGCCCAGAAGTGAAGGCAGTGAGGATGGAGGAGTCAGAAGTATTCATAAGACTGAATTGACAGGCCTTGGTGGTAGACTGGATGTGAATCATTAGAATGAGGGCCATCTCACATGAATCTCAGGATTCTGATGTGAAAAACTAGATATGTCAACTGTGGTGCTGCTAACCCTGACACAGACTAAAGAAAGAAGAGCTGATCTTGGGTGTGTGTGCAGAGGGCAAGATACCAGGAGAGAGGAAGCTGACCATATGGGCCCAGCCAAGTGAGCAGACAGGTCTCCATCTAAGGCTCAGAAGAGACCTGGACTCGTCATACCAACTGAGGAGTCTCGTTCCCAGAGGCAGGGGTCAGCGCCTGGGATGGAAGAGAGCAGTGAAGAAGGGGGTGTGGTGTGAGCACTGTTTGGGGGTGGCCAGAGGAAGCTAGTCGAAGAGAGAAGGTAAGAGATGAGGAGAACCTGGTGCATCACAGCCTCACAGTGCCAAGTGCTGCAGACAGTCCAGCCATGATACAGATAAATGCACAATCAATTTGGTAATTAAGAGGCCCTCCCACACAAGAGCCGTGCAGTTCAGAGGCACAGGAAAAGCAGTGCCCTGGATTAGAGAGGGAACGAAAGAGAGACAAACGGAGTGCAGCTTGCTGCTTTGAGAATCCTAATCGCAGTGTGAGGGAGATGATGGGAGGAGTTCAAGATCATGGCGCTGTCCTTCTGAAGATGGACCTCCTGACGGGAAGAACTCAGAAAAAGAGTTGAAGGTGCAGAAGGAATAACTGATGGCACCGAGAAAATGGATGGAGTAATGCCCCCTGGAGGGGTGGGTCCTGTGCTGATAAGGGTCTGGCAGTGGGCAGAGTACAAGTTGGGTGAGTTTATGGAAAAAGATTAGTAAGTGAAGTAGGAGGCTAAATCAGGAGGTTGGGTAGATTTTTAACAGAATGGAGTAGCCACTGAGGAAAAAGCCAGGAAGACTGGGAAGAACTGGCTATCTGAAGGCTCTTCAGGGAATGGACCTGAGGCGTCACACACTGTTGATTTTCTTCAGCATGGCTGCCAACGTGGGACACAGGACTGATGACAACTCGAGGTGCAGCTTTGTAAGGCAGAGCGGCTCAAACACTCTTCTGGGGGGGTCCACCAGATCATAAATATTCAGTAGAGAGAAAGCATGGGCTTTAAGGGCAGTAGGCTGAAATTCAGATCTTCCTCCTGCTAAGTACATCAGTGTTCCCCACCCCAAAGCGTCACTGTGAAAGACTGGTCACTAAACGCTTAGCATCTCCCTGGGTCCACAGAAGGTGctgaataaaatgttaatttctttcttctaaagaaagtgaaagtgttgctcagtcgtgtcccactgtgcggccccatggactgtagcccgccaggctctgtccatgggattctccaggcaagagtactggagtgagttgccatttcctcctccaggggatcttcctgacccagggattgaacccgggtctccggaattgcaggcagattctttaccatctgagccaccagggaagccctctttcttcTAAGGAAAGTACTTACTCTTTTGTCTTTTCACTGCACAAATACTGAATTGTGTGTGGTGAATACTGAATTGTGTTTGGTGATACACTTCCATTCTTTTAAATCTCCAAATCTAAATTTATACAAGCCTTCACTGCAGGGTTCTTTTCAGGAGGAACAGCCcccacatttaaaatataattcagtaGAATGATTCAGAAACACATCTTAGACCTTAGCATAGACACCATGCAGCACATAGCTGTTAGCCTGGAAAGAGTTTCATCAACAAAGCATGATGCTGAAATCAGTCCCCCAGTTCCCTCAAGCCTGCGCACTGTTTTGTCTGACAGTACATCCCCACTGGTCTGGCCTGTTAGCCAGACTAGGCTCCCTGGGTTCGAGTTCTGGCTCTGTCATTTATGAGCTGTGCAAACTCAGGCAGGTTTACTGACATctcggcctcagtttcctcatctgtaaaacgaggATAATACTAGTACCATAGTATCGTTTTGAGAATTAAGAGCATTACTATATATAATACTTTTGGAATTCAGACTAGTGCCTGGCTCTTGCACCATACAGGTTCAGGCACCAGTGGCGATGATTCTTTTCGCGCGCACACCTGCTGCTGCAGGCCCTGAAGGTGGTTCAAGTGTTGGAGGGAGGGGGTAAAGACAGTAGAATCACTGCTACGTCACACACTCTCACCTCCCCTGTAACGTTCATGGAGGTTGAGGGGGTGTCTGCACGCAGGAGCAGATTCCATAGCCCTAAACAGAGCAGCAACCCAACCAGGGAGAGCCACAGTGTCAATACGAATGACTGAGAAAAGACACAAAACTGAGGGCCTCACCCCATCGTGTGCAGCTATCTGTAACTATACAAACAGAAATTTCTAGACCTATTGTACCAGCTTTTGGTACAACAGCCGCTGCCCCAGAATACCCTACTTGTGGGAGCCAGCCAGATCCTGGAAGGACACTGCTGTGGTGTAAGGCGCAGTCTGAAATTCTGAAGTCACGGTTTTTACTTCCGAGCTTTGATCCGGGGCTCCCCTGAAAAGCTGAAATCCTACCTGCAAGGAGCTCCAGGCTGCCGTTCTCATGTGCCTCGTCCGTGTTCTGCTCTGCCTCATTTCCCTCTGGGAGCAGCTGCTTAAAAAATGAGAAGTCCTAGGTGAGTTCTGCAGAAGCATGAACAAGCCCCAGTGAGGCCACATGCCTGGTGGCTTTGTGGACCCCCCGGGGCTTTCCTCCCTCACCTGGaccctctctgcctcctggctCATGAgccccccctccccagctcctacCCTCAaggcttccttcttccttccgaGCTCTTGCAGCTGACTCCAGGCAGTTCCTTCCTCTCTGAGGTCCAGTCGCTCATCTACTATCTGCTCTGCTCCTTGGGCTCTGAGATAGGCACTGCATGCCCCTTTCATCATTTTACGTATTTATGTCCATTTTCTACATCTTAAATTCCTTGAAGagtaaggaaatggcacctcactccagtattcttgcctggaaaatcccatggacggaggagcctggtaggctacagtccatggggtcgcaaagagtcggacacgactgagcgacctcactttcatcATGTCTGTATCTCTTTTAAAGCTAGCATAGAGCCTTGCACAGGGTAAGTGCTAAACAAATGACTGACTGAGGTCAAACATGGGAAGCCACAGGGCACATTTTATAGTCTTGTATatcctgcagtccaggagacttgggctcgattcctgggttgggaagatcccctggagaaggaactggcaacccacaccagtattcttccctagagaatccccatggacagaggaggctgacaggcta
Coding sequences within it:
- the RCE1 gene encoding CAAX prenyl protease 2 isoform X3; translated protein: MGFRLEGIFPAALLPLLLTMILFLGPLMQLSMDCPCDLAYGLKVVLAPRSWARCLTDMRWLRNQVIAPLTEELVFRACMLPMLAPCTGLGPAVFTCPLFFGVAHFHHIFEQLRFRQSSVGSIFLSAAFQFSYTAVFGAYTAFLFIRTGHLIGPVLCHSFCNYMGFPAVCAALEHPQRRPLLAGYALGVGLFLLLLQPLTDPKLYGSLPLCVLLERAGDSEAPLCS
- the RCE1 gene encoding CAAX prenyl protease 2 isoform X1; translated protein: MAALGGDGLRLLSVSRPERQPEAAALGGPGPGLCCWVSVFSCLSLACSYVGSLYVWKSELPRDHPAVIKRRFTSVLVVSSLSPLCVLLWRELTGIQPGTSLLTLMGFRLEGIFPAALLPLLLTMILFLGPLMQLSMDCPCDLAYGLKVVLAPRSWARCLTDMRWLRNQVIAPLTEELVFRACMLPMLAPCTGLGPAVFTCPLFFGVAHFHHIFEQLRFRQSSVGSIFLSAAFQFSYTAVFGAYTAFLFIRTGHLIGPVLCHSFCNYMGFPAVCAALEHPQRRPLLAGYALGVGLFLLLLQPLTDPKLYGSLPLCVLLERAGDSEAPLCS
- the RCE1 gene encoding CAAX prenyl protease 2 isoform X2, which gives rise to MAALGGDGLRLLSVSRPERQPEAAALGGPGPGLCCWVSVFSCLSLACSYVGSLYVWKSELPRDHPAVIKRRFTSVLVVSSLSPLCVLLWRELTGIQPGTSLLTLMGFRLEGIFPAALLPLLLTMILFLGPLMQLSMDCPCDLAYGLKVVLAPRSWARCLTDMRWLRNQVIAPLTEELVFRACMLPMLAPCTGLGPAVFTCPLFFGVAHFHHIFEQLRFRQSSVGSIFLSAGHLIGPVLCHSFCNYMGFPAVCAALEHPQRRPLLAGYALGVGLFLLLLQPLTDPKLYGSLPLCVLLERAGDSEAPLCS